One Nonomuraea angiospora DNA segment encodes these proteins:
- a CDS encoding ferritin-like fold-containing protein: MKESPGVVDLLGVLAYAELSAYARMTEDAATLAPSLADRAALSELAVTEYAHFRLLRDRLAEFGADPDAAMSPFVGALDAWHAQTRPADWLQALVKTYVGDGIALDFYREAARHLDPSIAKLVDEVLVDEGRSQFAVERVRAGIEAAPAVAGRLALWARRLVGEALSQGQQVASARPELALLLVSGEGATDISRLFATLTEAHNKRMATLGL; this comes from the coding sequence ATGAAGGAGTCTCCAGGAGTCGTCGATCTGCTCGGGGTGCTCGCCTACGCCGAGCTCAGTGCGTACGCGCGGATGACGGAGGACGCCGCCACGCTGGCGCCTTCGCTGGCCGACCGCGCGGCGCTGAGTGAGCTGGCCGTGACCGAGTACGCCCACTTCCGCCTGCTGCGCGACCGCCTGGCCGAGTTCGGGGCCGATCCCGACGCGGCGATGTCTCCGTTCGTCGGCGCGCTCGACGCCTGGCACGCGCAGACCAGGCCGGCCGACTGGCTGCAGGCGCTGGTCAAGACGTACGTCGGGGACGGCATCGCGCTCGACTTCTACCGCGAGGCGGCCAGGCACCTCGACCCCTCGATCGCCAAGCTGGTGGACGAGGTGCTGGTGGACGAGGGGCGCTCGCAGTTCGCGGTCGAGCGGGTCAGGGCCGGGATCGAGGCGGCGCCCGCGGTCGCCGGACGGCTGGCGCTGTGGGCGCGCCGGCTCGTCGGCGAGGCGCTGAGCCAGGGGCAGCAGGTGGCCTCGGCGCGGCCCGAGCTGGCGCTGCTGCTGGTGTCGGGGGAGGGCGCCACCGATATTTCCCGACTTTTCGCGACATTGACGGAGGCCCACAACAAACGCATGGCCACCCTGGGCCTCTGA
- a CDS encoding DUF3107 domain-containing protein: MEVKIGVRSVHRELVVETDLSAEQVEEEIRNALSVDRGVFALTDVKGRRVMVPVASLGFVEIGEDEARPVGFGGTL; encoded by the coding sequence ATGGAAGTCAAGATCGGCGTACGCTCCGTACACCGCGAACTCGTTGTCGAGACCGACCTCTCCGCTGAGCAGGTCGAAGAGGAGATCAGGAACGCGTTGTCGGTCGATCGTGGCGTGTTCGCCCTGACCGACGTGAAGGGCAGGCGGGTCATGGTGCCGGTGGCCTCGCTCGGTTTCGTCGAGATCGGTGAGGACGAGGCCCGGCCCGTCGGGTTCGGCGGCACCCTCTAG